From uncultured Desulfobacter sp.:
TTATTCAATTGATTTATTCAATCGATTGAATTAAACTTCAGGGTACATCAAAAACATAAATTGGAAGACCTATTGGCAAAAAAAGATAACACCTCCGCACCCGGCACCAGAGAGCGTCTGCTTGAAGCCGCCATAGACGTATTCGGAAGGCATGGTTTTGATTCGGCCACCACCCGGATGATTGCCAAAGCAGCCAACGTGAACATTGCCGCTATCCCCTATTATTTCGGGGGCAAAGGCGGGCTTTACCAGGCCGTCATCGACTATATTGTTGCGCAGATCAAAAAGGAAACCGGAGGGCTGCTGGAACATATTGGCGAATCCACCTTCACCAAAGAGACCGGTCGGCAGCAGGCCCGGGAACTGATGCAAGCTGTCCTCGAACGATTTATTAATTTCATTGCAGGCTCAGAGCAAGGCCCGCGTTTCGCCAGAATCCTTCTGCGGGAACAGATGTTCCCAAGCCCTGCCTATGACACTCTATTTGAGGGGTTCTTGAAACCTTTACTCAATTCATTGTCCACCCTGATCATGGCGGCATCCGGCGAATCGGATCCCAGGCAGGCAACATTCAGGGCCATGACGCTCATGGGCCAGGTGGTGATTTTCCGGGTGGCCCGGGAGACCATTGTCCGGGGCCTTGACCTTGAAGGGTATTCCCCTGAAGAACTGGAAGAAATCCGTGGGGTGATTATAGCCAATGCCATGGCGATCACTGCAAAGCCAAGCGAATAGATTATAAGGAAATTTTTATGAAAAAAGCATTCCCTGTCATCATACTGATCCTTGCGGTAGCCGGTGCTTACATGTATTGGCAGAATCAGAACAAAAAACAGGATGAAAATACCGGTATCTTCAAAATTTACGGTACCATTGATATTCGCGATGCATCCCTTGCGTTCACAGAACAGGAACGGATTGAAGCCGTTCTGGTCGAAGAGGGCATGCGTGTGAAAAAAGGCCAAGTGCTGGCAAAACTGCGCACGACAAAACTCGATGCCGCCATCAAAGAGCTCAAGGCCCGGATTGCGGCCCAGCAGGAGACTGTGGACAAGCTGGAAGCGGGCAGCCGGTCCCAGGAGATCGACCAGGCCAGGGCCGAAGTGCGGGCAGCCAGGGCCCGGGTGGCAAATGTTTCCCGCACGGTAAAACGACTCAAGGCCACCTCCCAGTCCGGGGCCACCAGCATTCAGAACTATGATGACTCAAGAGCACAACTAAAGGTTGAACAAGCCCAACTGGATGCCGGCCGCAAAGCTTTGGATCTGCTCATCGAAGGTCCGCGCAAAGAGGATATCGCCGCGGCCCGCAACCAGCTCGATGCACTTGGGGCAAGCCTTGACCAGCTTCAGGTTCGCCTGTCCGATATGACCCTGACCGCCCCGGCCGACGGTATCATTCAGTCGAGAATTCTGGAACAGGGAGAACTTGCAGGGCCTTCCAAGCCCGCTTTTGTCCTGGCGCTTTTTGATCCCAAATGGGTGCGGGCATACATCCCCGAGCCCATGCTGGGAAAAATCAATCTGGGCATGACCGCCCAAATTTTCACGGATTCTTTACCCGAGCAGCCCCTGGACGGATGGGTGGGCTTTATTTCACCCGTGGCGGAATTCACCCCCCGGGCCGTGGCCACGGAAGATCTGCGCACCCAGCTGGTATACGAAACCCGGGTTTTTGTAAAAGATCCAAAGGATATTTTACGTCTGGGTACACCCGTAACCGTGGCCATTAATGAAAC
This genomic window contains:
- a CDS encoding CerR family C-terminal domain-containing protein, which gives rise to MAKKDNTSAPGTRERLLEAAIDVFGRHGFDSATTRMIAKAANVNIAAIPYYFGGKGGLYQAVIDYIVAQIKKETGGLLEHIGESTFTKETGRQQARELMQAVLERFINFIAGSEQGPRFARILLREQMFPSPAYDTLFEGFLKPLLNSLSTLIMAASGESDPRQATFRAMTLMGQVVIFRVARETIVRGLDLEGYSPEELEEIRGVIIANAMAITAKPSE
- a CDS encoding efflux RND transporter periplasmic adaptor subunit; translation: MKKAFPVIILILAVAGAYMYWQNQNKKQDENTGIFKIYGTIDIRDASLAFTEQERIEAVLVEEGMRVKKGQVLAKLRTTKLDAAIKELKARIAAQQETVDKLEAGSRSQEIDQARAEVRAARARVANVSRTVKRLKATSQSGATSIQNYDDSRAQLKVEQAQLDAGRKALDLLIEGPRKEDIAAARNQLDALGASLDQLQVRLSDMTLTAPADGIIQSRILEQGELAGPSKPAFVLALFDPKWVRAYIPEPMLGKINLGMTAQIFTDSLPEQPLDGWVGFISPVAEFTPRAVATEDLRTQLVYETRVFVKDPKDILRLGTPVTVAINETQTQDRPTE